In Helianthus annuus cultivar XRQ/B chromosome 9, HanXRQr2.0-SUNRISE, whole genome shotgun sequence, the following are encoded in one genomic region:
- the LOC110875424 gene encoding uncharacterized protein LOC110875424 — protein MLEEVGENLIEGPKLVQITNEKVTIAREKLKEAQSRQKSYADRHRRTLEFNVGEKVFLKVSPCRGVRRFGIRGKLSPRFIGPFEILEKVGEVSYWLALPPQLSNVHNVFHVSLLRGYNYHPLHVVNYPLHEIHEDLSYEEEPEAILDRQERVMRNKSILFVKILWTNHPEREATWESEDAIRSQYPRLFET, from the coding sequence ATGTTGGAGGAGGTTGGTGAAAACTTGATTGAGGGGCCCAAACTCGTGCAAATCACAAATGAAAAGGTTACTATTGCTCGTGAGAAACTCAAGGAAGCTCAGAGTagacagaaaagctatgcagatcgTCACCGACGAACTTTGGAATTTAATGTTGGCGAAAAAGTGTTTCTGAAAGTATCACCATGCAGAGGTGTTCGACGTTTTGGCATAAGAGGGAAATTGAGTCCACGTTTCATCGGACCGTTTGAGATATTGGAGAAAGTTGGCGAAGTTTCATATTGGTTAGCTCTACCTCCACAGTTATCTAACGTGCATAATGTTTTTCATGTATCGTTGTTACGCGGGTATAATTACCATCCTCTTCATGTTGTGAACTATCCGTTACATGAGATCCATGAGGACTTATCGTACGAAGAGGAACCCGAAGCTATTTTGGATCGACAGGAACGTGTTATGCGTAATAAATCCATATTGTTTGTCAAAATCTTATGGACAAATCACCCTGAACGTGAAGCCACTTGGGAATCGGAGGATGCGATCCGTTCTCAATATCCACGGCTATTCGAAACTTAG
- the LOC110877337 gene encoding adenine nucleotide transporter BT1, chloroplastic/mitochondrial → MDTRRLLENQGDGLFPNSGIGFLWCPRDDSFSQSSGFFASVGQMGKGGFGGVTPNSKNTDNPGGIKLPLSSKFVSSTTTESSFRVVGVPEIEADEELVGALKKKKKNGGLKLKIKIGNPGLRRLISGAIAGAVSRTSVAPLETIRTHLMVGSCGQSTTEVFQDIMKNEGWTGLFRGNLVNVIRVAPSKAIELFAYDTVKKNLAPKPGDELKIRVPESLIAGAVAGISSTICTYPLELLKTRLTVQRGVYKNLVDAFVKIIKEEGPAELYRGLTPSLIGVVPYAATNYFAYDTLRKTYKKLLKKDEIGNIATLLIGSAAGAISSSATFPLEVARKHMQAGAINGRVYDNMLHALLSILEKEGVNGLYRGLGPSCMKLMPAAGISFMCYEACKKILVEKEEDEP, encoded by the exons ATGGATACAAGAAGATTACTTGAGAATCAAGGAGATGGGTTGTTCCCAAATTCCGGAATCGGGTTTCTTTGGTGCCCAAGAGACGACAGTTTCTCACAATCTAGCGGGTTTTTCGCAAGTGTGGGTCAGATGGGTAAAGGGGGGTTTGGTGGGGTTACCCCTAACTCAAAGAACACCGACAATCCGGGCGGTATAAAGCTTCCGCTATCGTCGAAATTCGTTTCGAGTACAACAACCGAGTCAAGTTTCCGAGTGGTTGGGGTACCGGAAATCGAGGCCGATGAGGAGTTGGTAGGGGCgttaaagaagaagaagaaaaacggTGGGTTGAAGTTGAAGATTAAGATTGGTAATCCGGGGTTACGGCGGTTGATTAGCGGTGCGATAGCGGGAGCGGTGTCGAGGACGTCGGTTGCACCGTTGGAGACGATTAGGACTCATTTGATGGTAGGGAGTTGTGGGCAGTCGACAACTGAGGTTTTTCAAGATATTATGAAGAATGAAGGGTGGACTGGACTTtttaggggtaatttggtcaatGTCATTCGTGTTGCGCCTAGCAAAGCAATTGAG TTATTTGCTTATGATACCGTGAAGAAAAATTTGGCACCTAAGCCCGGAGATGAATTGAAAATTCGTGTACCCGAGTCATTGATTGCCGGTGCGGTTGCTGGGATTAGCTCTACCATATGCACATATCCGCTGGAATTACTAAAAACCCGTCTCACCGTTCAG AGGGGAGTTTACAAGAATCTTGTCGACGCATTTGTCAAGATAATAAAAGAAGAGGGCCCCGCAGAACTCTACCGCGGTCTAACCCCGAGTCTAATCGGTGTGGTCCCATACGCAGCCACTAATTACTTTGCTTACGACACATTACGCAAAACCTACAAGAAACTCTTGAAAAAAGATGAAATCGGTAATATCGCAACTTTGTTAATCGGGTCAGCAGCCGGTGCGATCTCAAGCAGTGCAACTTTCCCACTTGAAGTGGCGAGAAAACACATGCAGGCGGGTGCGATTAATGGTCGGGTTTATGACAACATGTTGCATGCGCTTTTAAGTATTCTTGAGAAGGAAGGTGTTAACGGGTTGTATCGTGGTTTGGGGCCGAGTTGTATGAAGCTTATGCCGGCTGCGGGGATTTCGTTTATGTGTTATGAAGCATGCAAGAAGATATTGGttgagaaggaagaagatgagcCATGA